GAGAGCGTCTTCGACCGACTGAACGAGACCGAGAGCATCCCGAACCTCCGTGAGCTAATGGATCGGGGCGTCTCCGGCCCGCTCACCTCGCAGATCCCGCCGTGGACCCCGAGCGCCTGGCCCTCGATGTACACCGGCGTGAACCCCGGCAAACACGGCGTCTACGGCTTCGTCGACTACCAGGGCTACGACTGGGAGGTCGTCACCGGGAACCACGTCCGGGAACACGCCCTCTGGCGGCTGCTCTCGGACCGGGGGCTCTCCAGTGTGATCGTCAACGTCCCGGTGACGTTCCCGCCCGACGAGATCGATGGCGCAGTCGTCCCCGGGTTCATCGGCCCGGAGAACCCGCGCTGCCACCCGGAGGGGGTCCTCGACGAGCTTCGCGAGGCGATCGGCGAGTACCGCGTCTACCCCAACTACACCCGCGGTGACGACAGCATCTCCGACGACGAGAAGATGGACGAGTACTGCGAGCTCGCCCGGATGCGCGGGGAGGCGTTTCGCTACCTCGCCGACCGGTTCTCCCCCGACCTCGGCTTCGTCCAGTTCCAGAAGACCGACACCGTCTTCCACGAGTTCGACGGCGACCCGGAGAAGGTCAGGCGGATCTACGAGGCGACCGACGACCAGATCGGGGAGATTTTAGATCGGTGTGACCCGAAGACCGTCTTCGTCGCCAGCGACCACGGGATAGGCCCCTACGAGAACTACGAGTTCCGCGTCAACGAGTTCCTTCGCGAGGAGGGCTACGTCGAGGCGACGACCGGCGGCAAGGGGATGCCGTCGTGGAATCCGATCCGGAACCAGCTCCAGGAGGGGAGCGACGAGACGACCTGGGAGCCGAGCCGCGTCGAGCGGCTGGCCGCGAAGGCCGCCGCGGTCGGGCTCACCCCCGGAAAGCTCGTTCGGGTGCTCGAACACGTCGGGCTCGACTCCGTCGCCCGCCGATACGCCCCGGCGGACATCACGCGGACGACAAGCGAGCAGGTCGACTTCCCGAACTCGCGGGCGTACATGCGCGCGCGAACCGAACTCGGAGTGCGGATCAACCTCGAGGGCCGCGAACCGGAAGGCATCGTCCCCGAGGAGGAGTACGAGGAGACGAGAGAGGAGGTGATCCGGGCGCTGAGCTCGGTCGAGACGCCCGACGGCGATCCGGTCTTCGGCGAGGTCGTCCCCCGCGAGACCTACTTCCACGGGCCGTACGCCGAGAAGGCAGTCGACGTCGTCACTGTTCCGAACGACTTCGAGCAGTTCCTCTCCGCACACCTCCTCGGGGAGTGGTTCGGCCCACCCTCGGAGCCGTGGAATCACAAGATGGACGGGCTGATCGTCGCGAGCGGAGAGGGTATCGACCCCGAGGCCGACCTCTCGGACGCACACCTCTTCGACGTCGCCCCGACTATCATGTCCGCGTTCGGTATCCCGTACAGCGATCGGATGGACGGACGGTCACTCCCCGTCGTGTCGGACGCCGGCTCGACCGAGTATCCGGAGTACGAGGCGGGTGAGGTGGGCGGTCGGCACGACGAGGCGGTAGAGGAACGCCTCGCGGACCTCGGCTATCTGGAGTGAGAAGGGGTCGCGAGAGCCGCGTTACTGGGTCGGGAGGCCTTCGAGTCGGTCCTTGATCTCGTCGGGAATGTACGAGAGCTCCCAGTTCAGGCGGGCTTCGATCTCTCGCTTTCCCCGATCGGTGAGGATGTACTTGTTCGTCCTGAGGTCGTGTTTCCCCTTCTTGACGAGCCCCTTGTTCACGAGCGTGTCGAGATTCGGGTAGAGTCGCCCGTGACGGATCTCCGTCCCGTAGTAGCGTTCGAGTTCGTCGTTCACGTCGAGCCCCTTCGGTTCGTCGAGGCCGGCGACGACCAGTAGTAGGTCTCGCTGGAATCCGGTTAGATCGTGCATGCGTTCACCTCTTCTACACCCTCTGAGAGCGAGACGTATATAATGAGAAGACGGTTCACCAAATTACACCTTCCCTAGGGGTACGGTGAAAAGATCGGGTAGGCGTATACGTTTTCCACCGACCTCCTCGAATCCGGCCGGAGCCGGACGAGGCGGCCGACTCGGCCGGGAGCCGGTATTTCCAACTCGACTGGCCTTTCGAAGGAGAGCACCTTAACGGGCGGATAACGCCCGCGCGCACGAGAGTTGTCTGACGCACGGAGCGTCGCGAATCGGTCGCCGTTCTTAGACGTCGACCGCCGGCTCCCCTCGCGCGGTGATGTCGTCCTGTTCGGCCGGGAGCGCGACCGAGACGGTCGTCCCGGAGCCGGGTTCGGAGTCGATCGTAATCGACCCGCCGTGTCGGGTCGCGATCTTCTCGCAGATCGAGAGCCCGATTCCCGTACTCGACGAGCCGGCACCGGTGGTGAATATCTCGAAGACCTCCTCGAGGCGTTCCGCTTCGATCCCGATGCCGTTGTCGCTCACTTCGATCACGTGGGTGTCGCCATCCCGCCGCGCAGAGACGTGGATCCTGGGCGGCTCCTCCCCGGCGTACTTGATCGCGTTGCTCACGAGGTTCTGAAAGAGCTGTGTGAGCTGATCGCGGTCGCCCTCGACGGTCGGGAGCGAATCGACGGTGAGTTCGGCGTCGCTCTCCTCGATCACGACCGTCAAATCCGTCTCGACGCGCTCGAACACCTCCTCGCAGTCGACTGGATCGAACCGGAGCTCGTGGGTGTCGATCCGCGAGTACGAGAGCAGGTCGTCGATCATCCGCTGCATCCGTTCCGCACCGTCGACGGCGTAGCCGATGAACTCGTCGGCGTCCTCGTCCAGTTCGTCGCCGTAGCGCCGTTCGAGCAGGTCGAGGTAGCTCCTGATCATCCTGAGCGGCTCCTTTAGGTCGTGCGAGGCGACGTAGGCGAACCGTTCGAGCTCCTCGTTCGACCGTTCGAGCTCGTCGATCACGGTTTCGAGTTCGCGCTCGGCGCGGAGCCGTTCGGAGATGTCGCGTCCGATCCCGCAGATGTAGACCGACTCGTCCTCGGAGTCGACGTTCGCTCCGCCGGAGCCCTCATCTATCGTCCCCGCGGCCGCCCGTCCCAGAACCGATCCGGTGAACTCGTAGGGGATCTCCTCGCCCGCTTTCGTGACGAGCGTCGCCTCGATCGTTGCGGTCTCGCCGGTCGCGACGATCTCGGCCATCGTTTCGACCACCTTCTCCACGTCCTCCCCGTCGACGAACTCCGCGGGATGCATGTGGGCGATCTCCTGATCGTCGTAGCCGGTGACCTCCGTGAACCGACTGTTCCACCGGAGGACGGTCCCGTCGACGCCGAAGACGTAGAAGAGGTCCTGTTGTGCGTCGAGGGCGTCCTCGGTGAACGCCTGCTCCTCGCGCAGGGCCTCCTCCATCCGTTTCCTGTCCGTCATGTCCCGGGTGATCGAGGCGAAGCCGATCAGCTCCCCGCCCTCCTCGATCGTGGTGAG
This region of Halalkalicoccus sp. CGA53 genomic DNA includes:
- a CDS encoding alkaline phosphatase family protein, which encodes MSDDRMDVLLIGIDAACESVFDRLNETESIPNLRELMDRGVSGPLTSQIPPWTPSAWPSMYTGVNPGKHGVYGFVDYQGYDWEVVTGNHVREHALWRLLSDRGLSSVIVNVPVTFPPDEIDGAVVPGFIGPENPRCHPEGVLDELREAIGEYRVYPNYTRGDDSISDDEKMDEYCELARMRGEAFRYLADRFSPDLGFVQFQKTDTVFHEFDGDPEKVRRIYEATDDQIGEILDRCDPKTVFVASDHGIGPYENYEFRVNEFLREEGYVEATTGGKGMPSWNPIRNQLQEGSDETTWEPSRVERLAAKAAAVGLTPGKLVRVLEHVGLDSVARRYAPADITRTTSEQVDFPNSRAYMRARTELGVRINLEGREPEGIVPEEEYEETREEVIRALSSVETPDGDPVFGEVVPRETYFHGPYAEKAVDVVTVPNDFEQFLSAHLLGEWFGPPSEPWNHKMDGLIVASGEGIDPEADLSDAHLFDVAPTIMSAFGIPYSDRMDGRSLPVVSDAGSTEYPEYEAGEVGGRHDEAVEERLADLGYLE
- a CDS encoding helix-turn-helix transcriptional regulator; its protein translation is MHDLTGFQRDLLLVVAGLDEPKGLDVNDELERYYGTEIRHGRLYPNLDTLVNKGLVKKGKHDLRTNKYILTDRGKREIEARLNWELSYIPDEIKDRLEGLPTQ